From the genome of Bacillus oleivorans, one region includes:
- the rfbB gene encoding dTDP-glucose 4,6-dehydratase: MGDYRQKEILVTGGAGFIGSNFIEYMLNHTSYNITNVDKLTYAGNMINTKSFYTNSRYRFFQCDIANNEQLKGVFDKNYDAIINFAAETHVDRSIKNAAPFIETNIKGTFNLLNYVLHGKADQFIQISTDEVYGSLNEIEPSFTENSPLSPNNPYSASKASADLLVRSYYQTYHLPVMITRCSNNFGPHQHTEKFIPKIIHHALQDKDIPLYGDGKNIRDWLYVEDHCRAIYMVLEHGKPGEIYNIGGACEKTNKEVILFILDILGKSTDLIRYVTDRKGHDRRYSINYEKINYQIGWRPTVSFEDGIEQTIAWYKNNLG; encoded by the coding sequence ATGGGGGATTATAGACAAAAAGAAATTTTAGTTACTGGCGGTGCCGGTTTTATCGGTTCCAATTTTATCGAATATATGCTTAACCATACTTCTTATAATATCACCAATGTAGATAAATTAACCTATGCTGGCAATATGATAAATACGAAGAGTTTTTATACAAATAGCAGATATCGTTTTTTTCAATGCGATATTGCAAATAATGAACAGCTTAAAGGGGTATTCGATAAAAATTATGATGCGATTATCAATTTTGCAGCAGAAACACATGTTGACCGGAGCATTAAAAATGCAGCCCCTTTTATTGAAACGAATATTAAAGGCACATTCAACTTATTAAACTATGTTTTACATGGAAAAGCAGATCAATTTATTCAGATTTCTACAGACGAAGTATATGGTTCATTAAATGAAATTGAGCCATCCTTTACCGAAAATTCACCTTTATCTCCTAATAACCCCTATTCTGCAAGTAAAGCGTCTGCTGATTTGTTAGTACGGTCCTATTACCAGACCTATCATCTCCCAGTCATGATTACACGTTGCAGCAACAATTTTGGCCCTCATCAGCATACCGAAAAGTTTATTCCAAAAATCATCCATCATGCGTTACAAGATAAGGACATTCCACTATATGGCGACGGGAAGAATATTCGAGATTGGTTATACGTTGAAGATCATTGCAGAGCTATTTATATGGTTCTTGAGCATGGAAAACCTGGTGAAATCTATAACATCGGGGGAGCTTGTGAAAAAACAAATAAGGAAGTCATTCTATTTATTTTAGATATACTGGGTAAATCAACAGACCTAATAAGATATGTTACTGATAGAAAGGGTCATGACCGGAGATATTCCATTAACTATGAAAAAATAAACTATCAAATTGGCTGGCGGCCAACTGTCTCGTTTGAGGATGGAATCGAACAAACCATAGCTTGGTATAAAAATAATCTGGGGTGA
- the rfbD gene encoding dTDP-4-dehydrorhamnose reductase codes for MRILVTGANGQLGREVISQFCKNYDVIGFGKEELNITNEDEVRIVINKVNPNVIIHTAAYTSVDGCETNIRLAYEVNTIGAANVAQAAGDHAARMFYISTDYVFNGEKELPYLEYDMTDPLSIYGISKLAGENVVRRLLPNSTIIRTSWLYGHGGKNFVNTMLQFAKDNKKVTVVDDQIGSPTYTADLVKVLLELIDKPGGIYHVSNTGSCSWFQFAKTIYKEAGSDPELVSPCTTAEYGSQAKRPKYSVLAQSELERVNIVPPRKWEEALKAYLGKESAND; via the coding sequence GTGAGGATTTTGGTTACAGGGGCAAACGGGCAATTAGGCAGGGAAGTAATTAGTCAGTTTTGTAAGAACTATGATGTGATCGGTTTTGGGAAAGAGGAATTAAATATAACCAATGAAGATGAAGTACGAATTGTCATAAATAAAGTCAATCCCAACGTGATTATTCATACCGCAGCCTATACCTCAGTAGATGGATGTGAAACCAATATAAGACTTGCGTACGAAGTAAATACCATTGGAGCCGCAAATGTTGCGCAAGCTGCAGGAGATCATGCAGCCAGGATGTTCTATATAAGCACAGACTACGTTTTCAATGGGGAAAAAGAACTGCCTTATCTGGAATATGACATGACCGATCCATTATCTATATATGGAATAAGTAAGCTAGCAGGTGAGAACGTGGTGAGGAGATTATTACCTAATAGTACGATCATCCGTACCTCGTGGTTATATGGACATGGTGGTAAAAATTTCGTCAACACCATGCTGCAATTTGCTAAAGATAATAAAAAGGTAACCGTTGTGGATGACCAGATTGGCAGTCCCACCTATACGGCTGACTTAGTAAAAGTCCTATTGGAATTAATCGATAAGCCCGGGGGGATCTATCATGTAAGTAATACAGGTTCATGCAGCTGGTTCCAATTTGCGAAAACGATTTACAAAGAAGCAGGTAGTGACCCCGAATTAGTGTCACCGTGTACAACTGCGGAATATGGATCTCAAGCAAAAAGACCAAAATATTCCGTTTTGGCCCAAAGTGAGTTAGAAAGGGTAAACATCGTACCGCCGCGAAAATGGGAAGAAGCTTTAAAAGCATATCTAGGAAAGGAGTCAGCCAATGATTGA
- a CDS encoding dTDP-4-dehydrorhamnose 3,5-epimerase family protein: MIEGVKVKKLIKHCDDRGFFMELVRDDEDLLSRFGQASMSMSYPGVIKAFHYHEKQDDVWFFPSGNAQVVLYDLREDSLTKGQTDVFYMGEENPIVLVIPKGVAHGYRVLGNKPAAIIYFTTQSYDPNNPDEKRILWDDPMIGFDWKTKYR, from the coding sequence ATGATTGAGGGTGTAAAAGTAAAAAAATTAATCAAGCATTGTGACGATCGCGGCTTTTTTATGGAGCTTGTCAGGGATGATGAAGACTTGCTTTCCCGTTTTGGTCAAGCATCTATGTCTATGAGTTATCCGGGTGTTATTAAAGCATTTCACTATCATGAAAAGCAAGATGATGTGTGGTTCTTTCCATCAGGGAATGCTCAGGTTGTTCTCTATGACTTACGAGAGGATTCCCTAACAAAAGGTCAAACCGATGTTTTTTATATGGGTGAAGAAAATCCGATTGTACTAGTTATTCCCAAAGGTGTGGCTCACGGTTATCGGGTCTTGGGCAATAAACCAGCTGCCATCATTTATTTTACAACACAATCCTATGATCCCAATAATCCGGATGAGAAAAGGATCCTATGGGATGATCCTATGATAGGATTTGACTGGAAAACTAAATATAGATGA
- a CDS encoding sulfotransferase domain-containing protein, translated as MEKIQHDDSSKLFVPDFLIIGAQKCGTTSLYNYLIQHPQIIPAQTKEIHFFDIHFNKGWEWYCRQFPLALKPKENGITGEASPYYIFHPHAPNRIFDLMPKVKLIILLRNPVDRAYSHYHLIGRMGKETLSFKAAIQKEESRLKPELKRMLENENYHSTTYQYYSYLARGRYVEQLKTWMNLFPKEQFLIIQSEEFYCNPANTFQRVLEFLGLPRYDLTYYKKDNNGDYPELDLQLRNELAEYFKPFNLELYKYLGADFGW; from the coding sequence ATGGAAAAAATCCAGCATGATGACAGCTCCAAGCTGTTTGTTCCTGATTTTTTGATTATCGGTGCGCAAAAATGCGGGACCACTTCTTTGTATAACTATTTGATCCAGCATCCTCAAATTATTCCTGCCCAAACTAAAGAAATTCATTTTTTTGATATCCATTTTAATAAAGGCTGGGAATGGTACTGCAGACAATTTCCCTTAGCTTTAAAACCTAAAGAAAATGGTATAACTGGAGAAGCAAGTCCTTATTATATATTTCATCCACATGCGCCTAATAGAATCTTTGATTTGATGCCGAAAGTAAAGCTGATTATTTTGTTAAGAAATCCAGTAGATCGCGCCTATTCCCACTATCATCTTATAGGCAGAATGGGAAAAGAAACTCTATCTTTTAAAGCGGCCATCCAAAAGGAAGAATCCCGGTTAAAACCAGAATTAAAAAGGATGCTAGAGAATGAAAATTATCACAGTACCACTTATCAGTACTATTCTTATTTAGCAAGAGGCCGCTATGTTGAGCAGCTAAAGACTTGGATGAATCTTTTTCCAAAGGAACAATTTCTGATTATACAAAGTGAAGAATTTTACTGTAACCCTGCGAATACATTTCAACGTGTATTAGAATTTTTAGGATTGCCAAGATACGATCTTACCTATTATAAAAAAGATAACAATGGGGATTACCCTGAATTGGACTTACAGCTTAGAAACGAACTGGCAGAATATTTTAAGCCCTTTAACCTTGAGCTTTATAAATATTTAGGTGCTGATTTTGGCTGGTAG
- a CDS encoding glycosyltransferase produces the protein MNLEGIHFSGHEEIKIQHIFANVQNTFTYEFWVNPNASISFPFQSTSLVSGHKGQNWAIGAGYGGIDGKNAGVGVSVGRNGIAVFEHGYHYFPATLVYRTTLRDWTHVAIVVKNKIPRLYLNGRFVKQGLMSQKENVFPSGVIGALESYGGFIGKLDQIRIWNYDRSDHEIRTDMKKELGYKPGLLVNINAKNGERAKKGEWLGAYSGQVTFPESHNPLVSIIIPVYNKWDYTYACLKSINANTNGVDYEVIIADDMSSDQTTEINKFFQNIRVIRDGINKGFIKNCNTAASYAKGKYLLFLNNDTEVQKDWLKNLVELMESDQKIGIVGAQLIYPNGNLQEAGSIIFNDGSCLGYGRGANPELPEYSYVREVYYCSGACLLINKELFNKAGMFDEQFQPAYYEEVDLSMKIRELGYKVMYQPKAKVIHHEFGSSTSQKAIELQVQNKAKFYYKWKQQIQVFPPPVYQRAEYFREINRQKLKILVVDDRIPALELGSGYPRTFSILQSLSELGYQVTFFPLQSPEKTEPHTTNLQQKGIEVFYNLIQEKLNFGDFYSKRKDFYDAIWISRPHNMKEIGQMIHSINHQQKIIYDAEALYSHREILRLGLHGTNLSQQKKEAMIKNEINLINKSDIVITVSKPEKELIRLYSNKPVLIASHSVDINVTPAPFIERKDILFVGGFLTSPSPNEDAMQYFVKEIFPIIYKTLGAKLWIVGTNYLKSIQQLASEHVIVTGRVDNLWEYYNKCKVFVIPTRYAAGIPLKAYEAFSHGLPTVVSPLIANQLEINEDVALIGGNPHSFAQKVIQCYQDLNTWYQLRANGMHYIRAKGDKEQLKKELIKLNELVKKD, from the coding sequence ATGAATTTAGAAGGTATCCACTTTAGCGGTCATGAAGAAATAAAAATTCAGCATATTTTTGCAAATGTCCAAAACACGTTCACCTATGAATTTTGGGTAAACCCAAATGCTAGTATTTCGTTTCCCTTTCAATCAACTTCTTTAGTTTCTGGACATAAAGGACAAAATTGGGCAATTGGGGCAGGATATGGAGGAATAGATGGAAAAAATGCTGGAGTTGGTGTATCTGTAGGGAGAAACGGAATAGCCGTTTTTGAACATGGTTATCATTATTTTCCAGCAACATTAGTATATCGCACTACTTTAAGAGATTGGACACATGTTGCTATCGTTGTAAAAAACAAAATTCCTAGGTTGTATCTAAATGGAAGGTTTGTGAAACAAGGGTTAATGAGCCAAAAAGAAAATGTCTTTCCTTCCGGAGTCATTGGGGCTTTAGAATCATATGGGGGCTTTATTGGTAAGCTGGATCAAATAAGAATTTGGAATTATGACAGATCTGACCATGAAATACGAACAGACATGAAAAAAGAATTAGGATATAAACCTGGATTATTAGTAAATATAAATGCAAAAAATGGGGAGAGGGCAAAAAAAGGAGAATGGTTGGGTGCTTATTCAGGCCAAGTAACGTTTCCAGAAAGTCATAACCCGTTAGTTTCTATTATTATTCCAGTTTATAATAAGTGGGATTATACGTATGCATGTTTAAAATCCATAAATGCAAATACGAATGGGGTCGATTATGAAGTAATTATCGCAGATGATATGTCCAGTGATCAAACAACAGAAATCAATAAATTTTTTCAAAACATTAGAGTGATTAGAGATGGAATCAATAAAGGATTTATTAAAAATTGCAATACCGCAGCAAGTTATGCCAAAGGAAAGTACTTATTATTTTTAAATAATGATACAGAAGTGCAAAAAGACTGGCTTAAGAACCTTGTTGAGCTAATGGAGAGTGATCAAAAAATTGGGATCGTAGGGGCTCAATTAATCTATCCGAATGGAAATCTCCAGGAAGCCGGAAGTATTATTTTTAATGATGGGTCTTGCTTAGGATATGGGAGAGGAGCTAATCCTGAGCTTCCCGAGTATTCGTATGTCAGGGAAGTTTATTATTGTTCGGGGGCATGCCTATTAATCAATAAAGAGTTATTTAATAAGGCAGGTATGTTTGATGAACAATTTCAGCCTGCGTATTATGAAGAAGTGGACCTTTCCATGAAAATAAGAGAATTAGGGTATAAAGTCATGTATCAGCCGAAAGCCAAAGTCATTCATCATGAATTTGGAAGTTCAACAAGCCAAAAAGCAATTGAATTACAAGTACAGAATAAAGCAAAGTTTTATTATAAATGGAAACAACAAATCCAAGTCTTTCCCCCTCCGGTATATCAAAGAGCGGAATATTTTCGAGAAATTAATCGTCAAAAACTTAAAATACTCGTAGTGGATGACCGAATTCCTGCTTTAGAACTTGGGTCTGGTTATCCTAGAACTTTTTCTATCTTACAATCCCTTTCTGAGCTTGGGTATCAAGTAACCTTCTTCCCCTTACAAAGTCCAGAAAAGACCGAACCACACACCACGAACCTACAGCAAAAAGGCATAGAAGTATTTTATAATTTAATCCAAGAAAAATTAAATTTTGGCGATTTTTATTCAAAAAGAAAAGATTTTTATGATGCCATCTGGATCAGCCGGCCACATAATATGAAAGAAATTGGCCAAATGATTCATTCCATTAATCATCAGCAAAAGATCATATATGATGCAGAAGCTTTGTATTCACATCGTGAAATTCTGCGACTTGGCTTACATGGGACGAATTTATCCCAGCAAAAGAAAGAAGCCATGATTAAAAATGAAATTAACCTGATTAATAAGTCTGATATCGTAATTACCGTCTCCAAACCTGAAAAGGAACTGATCAGATTATATAGCAACAAGCCTGTTTTAATTGCCAGTCATTCGGTTGATATAAATGTAACACCTGCTCCTTTTATTGAAAGAAAGGATATTTTATTTGTAGGAGGGTTTCTTACTTCCCCATCTCCCAATGAGGATGCCATGCAATATTTTGTGAAAGAAATATTTCCTATTATTTATAAGACACTTGGAGCAAAACTATGGATCGTGGGTACTAATTATTTAAAATCGATTCAACAACTAGCTTCAGAACATGTTATCGTAACCGGAAGAGTCGATAATTTGTGGGAATATTACAATAAGTGCAAGGTTTTTGTTATACCAACAAGATATGCTGCAGGAATTCCCTTGAAAGCTTACGAAGCATTTTCACACGGATTGCCAACCGTGGTATCTCCTTTAATAGCCAATCAATTAGAAATCAATGAAGATGTAGCCTTGATTGGAGGAAACCCGCATTCCTTTGCCCAAAAGGTTATACAATGCTATCAAGATTTAAATACATGGTATCAATTGAGGGCAAATGGAATGCATTATATAAGAGCAAAAGGTGATAAAGAACAATTAAAAAAGGAACTGATAAAATTAAATGAACTCGTTAAAAAAGATTAA
- a CDS encoding SDR family NAD(P)-dependent oxidoreductase produces the protein MFFKNKKILIIGGTGTIGKNLLKHILMEEPSVVRLFSRDEFKQFQLRNEMGDREDIRFLIGDVRDYSRLLNAMEDIDYVFHVAAMKHVPACEYNPYEAVLTNIVGTYNVVKAAIEKGVMKVVFTSSDKAISPTNTYGATKLTAEKIIQSAEYTKGRAVTNFSTVRFGNVMGSRGSVIPLFIKQILDNKKITVTDLAMSRFMMTVDQATLLTIKALKESKGGEIFVLKMPVISLHDLAAVVIEETCEKYNLNPKEIKIEEIGLRPGEKMYEELMTFDESIIAWELPDMFVIPATFKKKEDEYVNAKKAKYGTYSSHDVIPISKGEVRQLLRSENLI, from the coding sequence GTGTTCTTTAAAAATAAAAAAATATTAATCATAGGCGGGACAGGGACAATCGGCAAAAATTTGCTTAAACATATTCTCATGGAAGAACCAAGTGTAGTTCGCTTATTTAGCAGAGATGAATTTAAACAGTTTCAGCTGCGAAATGAAATGGGCGATCGCGAGGATATACGCTTCTTAATTGGGGATGTAAGAGACTATAGCCGATTGCTAAATGCAATGGAAGATATTGATTATGTCTTTCATGTCGCTGCTATGAAACATGTACCTGCCTGTGAATATAATCCATATGAAGCCGTATTAACGAATATAGTAGGGACCTATAACGTCGTTAAGGCAGCGATAGAAAAAGGAGTCATGAAAGTTGTATTTACTAGTTCCGATAAGGCTATTTCGCCTACGAATACCTACGGAGCTACCAAATTAACAGCCGAGAAGATTATCCAATCAGCTGAATATACAAAAGGAAGGGCTGTTACGAATTTTTCAACTGTCCGTTTTGGTAATGTAATGGGATCAAGAGGGTCTGTTATTCCGCTGTTTATTAAGCAAATTTTAGATAATAAAAAAATAACCGTTACGGACCTTGCGATGAGCCGTTTTATGATGACCGTTGATCAAGCCACTTTACTAACAATTAAGGCTCTTAAGGAGTCAAAAGGCGGAGAAATTTTTGTTTTGAAAATGCCAGTTATTTCTCTACATGATTTAGCCGCAGTTGTTATAGAAGAAACGTGTGAGAAATATAACTTGAATCCTAAAGAGATCAAGATCGAAGAGATTGGGTTAAGACCTGGTGAAAAAATGTATGAAGAACTTATGACATTTGATGAATCGATTATTGCATGGGAGCTCCCGGATATGTTTGTCATACCGGCTACTTTTAAGAAAAAAGAAGATGAATATGTCAATGCGAAAAAAGCAAAGTATGGAACCTATAGCTCTCATGATGTAATTCCTATTTCAAAAGGAGAAGTACGCCAATTGCTCAGAAGTGAAAATTTAATTTAA
- a CDS encoding dTDP-glucose 4,6-dehydratase, producing MRVLVTGGAGFIGRWVVKQLLAEGHYVWVLDNLSNGRTKNIEEFYKNDKFMEFIKGDIKNPAVLAKIFLNQFDICYHLGASINVQDSIEDPLNTFENDTVGTFNILEQCKDHNVKIVFMSTCMVYDKARTTEGITETDPIKPASPYAGSKIAAENMVLSYYYTFGLPAVIIRPFNTYGPYQKTGGEGGVVAIFIKNKLEGKPLNIYGDGTQTRDLLYVEDCADFVVKAGYSDKTHGEIINAGLGRDIAIKDLAKLIVTNESQIQYVEHIHPQSEIPKLLCNYKKASEILGWKPTTSLEEGIRKTEEWIKSASY from the coding sequence TTGAGAGTATTAGTTACCGGTGGCGCCGGTTTTATCGGAAGATGGGTTGTTAAACAATTATTAGCAGAAGGTCATTATGTCTGGGTGTTAGATAATCTATCAAATGGAAGAACTAAAAATATTGAAGAATTTTATAAGAATGATAAATTTATGGAGTTTATTAAGGGAGATATTAAGAACCCTGCTGTACTTGCCAAAATTTTTTTAAATCAGTTTGATATTTGTTATCACTTAGGTGCAAGTATTAATGTTCAGGATAGTATAGAGGATCCTCTAAACACGTTTGAGAATGATACAGTCGGTACATTCAATATCCTTGAGCAGTGTAAGGATCACAACGTTAAGATCGTTTTTATGAGTACATGTATGGTGTATGACAAAGCAAGAACAACAGAAGGCATTACAGAAACAGACCCGATTAAACCTGCTTCTCCTTATGCAGGATCAAAGATTGCAGCGGAAAATATGGTCCTTTCCTATTACTATACTTTCGGACTTCCAGCCGTTATTATCCGTCCTTTTAATACGTATGGCCCTTACCAAAAAACAGGTGGTGAGGGCGGTGTTGTTGCGATTTTTATTAAAAATAAATTGGAAGGTAAACCGCTCAACATTTATGGAGATGGAACGCAGACACGGGATCTGCTTTATGTGGAAGATTGTGCTGACTTTGTTGTCAAAGCAGGATATTCGGATAAGACCCATGGAGAAATTATTAATGCAGGTTTGGGCAGGGATATTGCCATTAAAGACCTAGCTAAATTGATTGTTACCAACGAATCCCAAATTCAATATGTAGAGCACATCCACCCGCAAAGTGAAATTCCAAAATTACTGTGCAACTATAAGAAGGCATCAGAGATATTAGGGTGGAAGCCAACAACTAGCCTTGAAGAGGGGATTAGAAAAACAGAAGAATGGATAAAATCAGCATCCTATTAA
- the pseC gene encoding UDP-4-amino-4,6-dideoxy-N-acetyl-beta-L-altrosamine transaminase — MKNENRLVINGGKPIRDTYLPYGRQWIDEADIEAVVNVLKGDFLTTGPVISRFEQQIANYVGSKYAAAFSSGTAALHAACFAAGISEGDEVITTPMTFAASANCILYQGGKPVFADIDPFTYNIDPTAIESLITEKTKCIIPVDFTGQPADLDAIRQIADKYNLTIIEDAAHALGAVCKGRKIGSISDMTMFSFHPVKNITTGEGGVITTNNQALYEKLIQFRTHGITRDPKQLVHNHGPWYYEMHFLGYNYRMTDIQAALGLSQLRKIDGFIKKRKHLAALYDEAFRDMKEVVLPFQKQDCNSSWHLYIIRLKLDLLKESRKEIFEALQEENIGINVHYIPVYYHPFYQKLDYQKGLCPNAEKLYEEIITLPLFPLMTEADIQDVIEAVKKVITHYSAEGKA; from the coding sequence ATGAAAAATGAAAATAGATTGGTAATCAACGGCGGAAAACCTATAAGGGACACTTACTTGCCCTATGGGAGGCAGTGGATTGATGAAGCTGATATAGAAGCTGTCGTAAACGTGTTAAAGGGGGATTTTTTAACCACCGGACCGGTTATTTCCAGGTTTGAACAACAGATAGCTAATTATGTGGGCAGTAAGTATGCCGCTGCCTTTTCGAGCGGAACTGCAGCACTCCATGCTGCCTGCTTTGCTGCTGGTATTTCCGAGGGGGATGAAGTGATCACCACCCCTATGACATTTGCGGCGAGTGCCAATTGTATTCTCTATCAAGGCGGAAAACCGGTGTTTGCGGATATTGACCCTTTCACATACAATATCGATCCTACAGCCATTGAAAGCCTGATAACAGAAAAAACCAAATGTATCATTCCAGTAGATTTTACTGGTCAGCCTGCAGATCTAGATGCAATTCGCCAAATTGCAGACAAATATAATCTCACCATTATTGAAGATGCTGCGCATGCATTAGGTGCAGTTTGTAAAGGCAGAAAAATCGGTTCGATTAGTGATATGACGATGTTTAGTTTTCATCCAGTCAAAAATATTACAACAGGTGAAGGGGGAGTCATTACTACTAATAATCAAGCATTGTATGAAAAATTAATTCAATTCCGTACTCATGGCATTACCCGAGACCCTAAACAATTAGTTCATAATCATGGTCCTTGGTACTATGAGATGCACTTCTTAGGATATAACTACCGAATGACCGATATTCAGGCAGCCCTTGGGCTTAGTCAATTAAGGAAAATAGACGGTTTTATTAAAAAGAGAAAGCATTTGGCTGCCTTATATGATGAAGCTTTTCGGGATATGAAGGAAGTTGTCTTGCCATTTCAAAAACAAGATTGTAACTCAAGCTGGCATTTATATATCATTCGTTTAAAACTAGATTTGTTGAAAGAGAGCAGAAAGGAAATTTTTGAAGCCCTGCAAGAAGAAAATATCGGTATAAATGTTCACTATATTCCAGTTTATTATCATCCGTTTTATCAAAAGCTTGATTACCAAAAAGGACTTTGCCCGAATGCTGAAAAATTGTATGAGGAAATCATCACTCTTCCATTATTTCCCTTAATGACCGAAGCAGATATTCAGGATGTAATAGAAGCAGTTAAAAAGGTTATTACACACTATTCAGCGGAAGGAAAAGCTTAA
- a CDS encoding aldo/keto reductase, with the protein MKKDLQTKSSKLILGTAQLGSMYGIGNKSGKPTKQKAIEIIRYAFSKGIHTLDTAPGYGDSEILIGEFINEQKDKQEILPTIITKIPSVHLSSSISSESIDFIIEQSIRASLNKLNLKTIDVCLLHHPNDMVTYNGHVVIGLLRLKKEGVIKKIGVSVYTPEEVKMAISLGCFDVIQVPINILDHRLIHSGLLHELSKCKIDIYARSIYLQGLIFLDPNELPPYLQSAKEPLEKLRKLSDQTGLSLSELSMLFIREIPDIKKIVIGCETISQLKRNLEIITLPKLTDDIIKQMHLLFRDIPERVVNPTMWK; encoded by the coding sequence ATGAAGAAAGACTTGCAAACAAAAAGTTCAAAACTCATATTAGGCACTGCTCAACTGGGTTCAATGTATGGCATTGGGAATAAATCTGGCAAGCCAACGAAACAGAAAGCAATAGAAATCATTAGATATGCTTTTTCTAAAGGAATTCATACGTTGGATACAGCGCCAGGTTACGGGGATAGTGAAATCTTAATAGGTGAATTTATAAATGAGCAAAAAGACAAACAAGAAATACTGCCTACTATTATTACTAAAATCCCATCAGTCCATCTCTCCTCCTCTATTTCATCCGAAAGTATAGATTTTATTATCGAACAAAGTATTCGTGCATCTCTAAATAAATTAAATTTAAAAACTATTGATGTCTGTTTACTGCACCATCCTAATGATATGGTTACCTATAACGGACACGTAGTAATTGGTTTATTGAGGTTAAAAAAAGAAGGAGTCATCAAAAAAATAGGTGTATCCGTATATACCCCTGAGGAAGTAAAAATGGCTATTTCATTAGGGTGCTTTGACGTCATCCAAGTTCCAATCAATATATTGGATCATCGTTTAATTCATTCAGGATTATTACATGAATTATCTAAATGTAAAATAGACATCTATGCTAGAAGTATTTATCTTCAGGGATTAATTTTTTTGGACCCAAACGAATTACCTCCATATTTACAGAGTGCTAAAGAACCACTTGAGAAGCTTCGTAAGTTGTCAGATCAAACGGGGCTAAGCCTTTCAGAGTTATCTATGTTATTTATAAGAGAAATCCCTGATATTAAAAAAATCGTCATCGGCTGCGAAACAATAAGTCAATTAAAAAGGAACCTCGAAATCATCACTTTACCAAAGTTAACTGATGACATTATCAAACAAATGCATTTGCTATTTAGGGATATACCGGAAAGAGTGGTAAATCCAACGATGTGGAAATAG
- a CDS encoding cytidylyltransferase domain-containing protein encodes MILAIIQARVSSSRLPGKVLKPIIGLPLILRQIERVKRSNYIDYLLVATSREPSDDPIEHLCKDNQILLFRGELDNVLDRFYHAALAFSPAHIVRLTGDCPLSDPELIDHMIEFHLHGNFDYTSNTIEPTFPDGLDVEVFRFTCLQQAWKEAALPYQKEHVTPFIYELPDRFKLGSYKNLKDLSHLRWTVDEPADFKLVKKIYEALYPVNPLFNTEDILVFLESHPDIQNLNKHIKRNEGLKK; translated from the coding sequence ATGATTTTAGCAATTATCCAAGCTAGGGTTTCTTCATCCCGGCTGCCTGGAAAAGTACTTAAGCCGATTATCGGCTTACCTTTAATTCTTCGGCAAATCGAACGTGTTAAACGATCCAATTATATTGATTATTTATTAGTTGCTACCAGTAGAGAGCCTTCAGATGATCCAATCGAACATCTTTGCAAAGATAATCAAATTCTTTTGTTTAGAGGAGAATTGGATAATGTACTAGATCGCTTTTATCATGCAGCTTTAGCTTTTTCCCCTGCGCATATAGTCAGACTTACCGGTGATTGTCCTCTTTCTGATCCAGAGTTAATCGATCACATGATTGAATTTCATTTACATGGAAACTTTGATTATACAAGTAATACGATTGAGCCTACTTTTCCCGATGGTTTAGACGTAGAAGTATTTCGTTTTACCTGTTTACAGCAAGCATGGAAAGAGGCCGCACTTCCTTATCAAAAAGAACATGTTACTCCATTCATATACGAGCTTCCAGATCGGTTTAAACTTGGAAGCTATAAAAATCTAAAGGATTTGTCTCATTTAAGATGGACCGTAGATGAACCTGCCGATTTCAAATTAGTCAAGAAAATCTATGAAGCTCTCTATCCAGTTAATCCTCTTTTTAATACAGAAGATATTTTAGTATTTTTAGAAAGTCATCCAGATATTCAGAATTTAAATAAACATATTAAACGAAATGAAGGACTAAAGAAATAA